The sequence CACCTACCAATGGGTAACACACGGCGGCATTCAAACTCTGTTCGAACACCCTTTAGTTGTGAAAGCCCTATCGTTCGTGAACAACTATCTGCCTTTTGACAATATTGAACCTCAAGCGATCGCACAAAAGGTCGGTGAATTCGCAACAAGCTTTGGTTCTAAACTTGTTGGAATCAGCGCAAAAATCCTTGGTGATGCGACCAACTTCTTGATGGATTTCTTCTTGATGTTGTTTGTTCTGTTCTTCTTGTTGAGAGATCACGACAAAATCATCAGTGTGGTTCGTCATATTCTTCCGCTATCTCGCAGCCAAGAAGACAAACTTCTCACTGAGATTGAGCAAGTTTCTAAATCAGCAGTTATGGGCTCATTCTTAACGGCGATTGCACAAGGTTTTGCCGGCGGCTTAGGTATGTGGATTGCAGGTTTCCCAGGGCTCTTCTGGGGCACAATGATGGGCTTCGCCTCGTTCATCCCTGTGGTCGGTACCGCACTAATCTGGATCCCAGCGGCGACCTACTTATTCCTAACAGGTGATACTACGTGGGCCATTTTCCTAACGGTCTACTGTGTGGCGATCGTTGGCTCAATTGACAACCTTCTGCGTCCGCTTCTAATGCAAGGCAGCGCGGGCATGAACA is a genomic window of Vibrio sp. ED004 containing:
- a CDS encoding AI-2E family transporter, which codes for MSEKIKINSSHWVIIIALLAAAYACYLLIEPYVNSIVMAFIISLLMFPIHEWLEKKIPNKENVVSLLSCVILTFIIVIPLLAVFAAIVQQGSLFSQNTYQWVTHGGIQTLFEHPLVVKALSFVNNYLPFDNIEPQAIAQKVGEFATSFGSKLVGISAKILGDATNFLMDFFLMLFVLFFLLRDHDKIISVVRHILPLSRSQEDKLLTEIEQVSKSAVMGSFLTAIAQGFAGGLGMWIAGFPGLFWGTMMGFASFIPVVGTALIWIPAATYLFLTGDTTWAIFLTVYCVAIVGSIDNLLRPLLMQGSAGMNTLMIFFSLLGGIQLFGLIGLIYGPLIFAITIVLFNIYDEEFKDFLNQQDKS